One stretch of Saccharopolyspora erythraea DNA includes these proteins:
- a CDS encoding AI-2E family transporter produces the protein MSDFKITGPDDAAGAIPRPLRVGAALSWRLLVILGALYVLGMIVSRLFVVVIPVAIALLLAALLAPAVGTLARYRVPRALSTAVVLVGGLGVVGGVLTFVINAFIEGFPQLQAQVVLSLNGIRDWLSTGPLHLNDQQITTYVEQAEEWLKNNQATLTQGVTSGVLTTAGTFGNFLTGLLLALFTLIFFLYDGRRVWLFVIRIAPADNRDRVDRAGSRGFASLVGYVRATALVAVVDAVGIWIGLVAVGVPLAVPLAALVFLGGFVPIVGAVASGAVAVLVALVTKGWIAALIVLGVVLAVQQIEGNVLQPLLLGRAVQLHALAVVLAISVGVVISGIIGALLAVPLVAVLNSAIRSLTSDEVEGVLPPPESEDEAEPEGTEEPPESEDKPS, from the coding sequence GTGAGCGATTTCAAGATCACGGGTCCGGACGACGCGGCCGGCGCGATCCCCCGCCCACTGCGGGTCGGCGCGGCGCTGAGCTGGCGGCTGCTGGTGATCCTCGGCGCCCTCTACGTGCTCGGCATGATCGTGTCGCGGCTGTTCGTCGTGGTCATCCCGGTGGCCATCGCGCTGCTGTTGGCGGCGCTGCTGGCACCGGCGGTGGGCACCCTCGCGCGCTACCGCGTGCCGCGGGCGCTGTCTACCGCGGTGGTCCTCGTCGGCGGGCTCGGCGTGGTCGGCGGGGTCCTCACCTTCGTGATCAACGCCTTCATCGAGGGTTTCCCGCAGCTGCAGGCGCAGGTCGTGCTGAGCCTCAACGGCATCCGGGACTGGCTGTCGACCGGTCCGCTGCACCTCAACGACCAGCAGATCACGACCTACGTCGAGCAGGCCGAGGAGTGGTTGAAGAACAACCAGGCGACCCTGACCCAGGGCGTCACCAGCGGTGTGCTCACCACCGCGGGCACCTTCGGCAACTTCCTGACCGGCCTGCTGCTGGCGCTGTTCACGCTGATCTTCTTCCTCTACGACGGCCGCCGGGTGTGGCTGTTCGTCATCCGGATCGCGCCCGCGGACAACCGCGACCGCGTCGACCGCGCGGGAAGCCGCGGCTTCGCCTCGCTGGTCGGCTACGTGCGGGCGACCGCGCTGGTGGCCGTCGTCGACGCGGTGGGCATCTGGATCGGCCTGGTCGCCGTCGGGGTGCCGCTCGCGGTGCCGCTGGCCGCGCTGGTGTTCCTCGGCGGGTTCGTGCCGATCGTCGGCGCGGTGGCCTCCGGCGCGGTCGCGGTGCTCGTCGCGCTGGTGACCAAGGGCTGGATCGCGGCGCTGATCGTGCTGGGCGTGGTGCTCGCGGTCCAGCAGATCGAGGGCAACGTGCTGCAGCCGCTGCTGCTCGGCCGGGCCGTGCAACTGCACGCGCTCGCGGTGGTGCTGGCGATCAGCGTCGGCGTGGTCATCTCCGGCATCATCGGCGCGCTGCTGGCCGTGCCGCTGGTGGCCGTGCTGAACTCCGCCATCCGGTCGCTGACCTCCGACGAGGTCGAGGGCGTGCTCCCGCCGCCGGAGTCCGAGGACGAGGCCGAGCCGGAGGGCACGGAGGAACCGCCGGAGTCCGAGGACAAGCCGTCCTGA
- a CDS encoding inositol-3-phosphate synthase encodes MGADRRGAGAVRVAIVGVGNCAASLVQGVHYYADADPDTRVPGLMHVQFGDYHVRDVQFVAAFDVDAKKVGRDLSEAIVASENNTIKIADVPPLGVTVQRGHTYDGLGRFYRETIEESDEEPADIVRALREAEVDVLVSYLPVGSDEADKFYAQAALDAGVAFVNALPVFIASDPEWAKKFADAGVPIVGDDIKSQVGATITHRVLTKLFEDRGVHLDRTMQLNVGGNMDFLNMKELERLESKKTSKTQSVTSQVQRDLGKRNVHIGPSDYVPWLDDRKWAYIRLEGRAFGDVPLNLEYKLEVWDSPNSAGIIIDAIRAAKIAKDRGIGGPVLSASSYFMKSPPEQYSDSAAYQAVEDFIDGKREN; translated from the coding sequence ATGGGCGCAGACCGCCGCGGTGCAGGAGCGGTGCGGGTGGCGATCGTCGGGGTCGGCAACTGCGCGGCGTCGCTCGTGCAGGGTGTCCACTACTACGCCGACGCCGATCCGGACACCCGGGTCCCGGGCCTGATGCACGTGCAGTTCGGCGACTACCACGTGCGTGACGTGCAGTTCGTCGCCGCGTTCGACGTCGACGCCAAGAAGGTCGGCCGCGACCTCTCCGAGGCCATCGTCGCCAGCGAGAACAACACCATCAAGATCGCCGACGTGCCGCCGCTGGGCGTGACCGTGCAGCGCGGGCACACCTACGACGGTCTCGGCCGCTTCTACCGCGAGACGATCGAGGAGTCCGACGAGGAGCCGGCCGACATCGTCCGCGCGCTGCGCGAGGCCGAGGTCGACGTGCTGGTGTCCTACCTGCCGGTCGGCTCGGACGAGGCCGACAAGTTCTACGCCCAGGCCGCCCTCGACGCCGGCGTGGCCTTCGTCAACGCGCTGCCGGTGTTCATCGCCTCCGACCCGGAGTGGGCGAAGAAGTTCGCCGACGCCGGGGTGCCGATCGTCGGCGACGACATCAAGTCGCAGGTCGGGGCCACCATCACGCACCGGGTGCTGACCAAGCTGTTCGAGGACCGCGGCGTGCACCTGGACCGCACGATGCAGCTCAACGTCGGCGGCAACATGGACTTCCTCAACATGAAGGAGCTGGAGCGGCTGGAGTCGAAGAAGACCTCCAAGACCCAGTCGGTCACCTCCCAGGTCCAGCGCGACCTCGGCAAGCGCAACGTGCACATCGGCCCGTCGGACTACGTGCCGTGGCTCGACGACCGCAAGTGGGCCTACATCCGGCTGGAGGGCCGCGCCTTCGGCGACGTGCCGCTGAACCTGGAGTACAAGCTCGAGGTCTGGGACTCGCCGAACTCGGCGGGCATCATCATCGACGCCATCCGCGCCGCGAAGATCGCCAAGGACCGCGGCATCGGCGGCCCGGTCCTGTCGGCCTCCTCCTACTTCATGAAGTCGCCGCCGGAGCAGTACTCCGACTCCGCGGCCTACCAGGCCGTCGAGGACTTCATCGACGGCAAGCGCGAGAACTGA
- a CDS encoding glycosyltransferase 87 family protein: MTGSEPAERGLRERLREQRPLLVVIAVAELIAVILVSTINPHDHIDGEVYRLGAKALLAGRDVYGDLPATESGLSLPFIYPPFAAILFAPLALVPKVVSTAAIMLVSHLALLVTLYVVLSASTFLLAHRDKVLLVTAAVLPLATITEPVMETLTYAQINIVLMALAAVDCLWRVDGERRLPYPRGLLIGIAAGLKLTPAAFLLFLVLRRDGRTIITAALTFVATALLGFAVTFANAREFWTREVFSTSNVSFGPKFTGDATVYAGNQSLRSLLTKLGVPAPTVFFVLLAAVVLALAVAGMLHAIRQRDLPMAITINGVLALLVSPISWSHHWVWAIPALLLLAGGAFTRRDWPLLLATTLAAGFFTLGPHWKVPQGQGRELRWNFFEHLIGNSYVYFGLAFLVYGAALWWRGRRGATAVQPQASATPVG, encoded by the coding sequence GTGACTGGATCCGAACCCGCCGAGCGCGGCCTGCGCGAGCGGTTGCGCGAGCAGCGCCCACTGCTGGTGGTGATCGCGGTCGCCGAGCTGATCGCCGTGATCCTGGTGTCAACCATCAACCCGCACGACCACATCGACGGCGAGGTGTACCGGCTGGGGGCGAAGGCGCTGCTGGCGGGCCGGGACGTCTACGGCGACCTGCCCGCCACCGAGTCCGGGCTGAGCCTGCCGTTCATCTACCCGCCGTTCGCCGCGATCCTGTTCGCGCCGCTGGCGCTGGTCCCCAAGGTCGTCTCGACGGCGGCGATCATGCTGGTCAGCCACCTCGCGCTGCTGGTCACGCTGTACGTGGTGCTGAGCGCGTCGACGTTCCTGCTCGCCCACCGGGACAAGGTGCTGCTGGTGACCGCGGCGGTGCTGCCGCTGGCCACCATCACCGAGCCGGTGATGGAGACGCTCACCTACGCCCAGATCAACATCGTGCTGATGGCGCTGGCGGCCGTCGACTGCCTGTGGCGGGTGGACGGCGAGCGCAGGCTGCCGTACCCGCGCGGGCTGCTGATCGGGATCGCCGCCGGGCTGAAGCTGACCCCGGCGGCGTTCCTGCTGTTCCTCGTCCTGCGGCGGGACGGGCGCACGATCATCACCGCGGCCCTGACGTTCGTGGCGACCGCGCTGCTGGGCTTCGCGGTGACCTTCGCCAACGCCCGCGAGTTCTGGACGCGCGAGGTGTTCTCCACCAGCAACGTCTCGTTCGGCCCCAAGTTCACCGGTGACGCCACGGTCTACGCGGGCAACCAGTCGCTTCGCTCGCTGCTGACCAAGCTGGGGGTGCCTGCGCCGACGGTGTTCTTCGTGCTGCTCGCCGCGGTGGTCCTGGCGCTGGCGGTGGCCGGGATGCTGCACGCGATCCGGCAGCGCGACCTCCCGATGGCGATCACGATCAACGGGGTGCTGGCGCTGCTGGTGTCACCGATCTCCTGGTCGCACCACTGGGTGTGGGCGATCCCGGCGCTGCTGCTGCTGGCGGGCGGTGCGTTCACCCGGCGGGACTGGCCACTGCTGCTGGCCACGACGCTCGCGGCCGGGTTCTTCACCCTCGGCCCGCACTGGAAGGTGCCGCAGGGCCAGGGCAGGGAGCTGCGCTGGAACTTCTTCGAGCACCTCATCGGCAACTCCTACGTCTACTTCGGCCTGGCGTTCCTGGTCTACGGCGCCGCGCTCTGGTGGCGGGGCCGGCGCGGAGCGACGGCGGTGCAGCCGCAGGCGAGTGCGACGCCCGTGGGCTGA
- a CDS encoding transglycosylase domain-containing protein, whose translation MNDERDDRDRGRHSRQPNDGRDFGRPDDRSAPPAPQRPGPPQRPGDQARPPQGPPQPPRGQGRPGGPPGAPPGRPPAGGPQWPGEPPAGGRGGPDQGTRQQRPAPPPGGPAWPEAEPPQERTGAWAPSFDDDDDPSSLGDRLSGRDQGAGRGGGSGGGGNLDLPTTYSQQPPPPPAAGRQGPPPPPPGGQRPGQRPPAGGPQGPGGPQGPGAQQGPGGPGPEGQGPAGQGTRRVPPPPGRPPQAPPGEQPTENIPQHPGNRGDATRRGGAAAAGAAGAAALGAAAAGAGAAGAAGSGAAGAAGSGAAGAAGAAGQAAGGSAPEPKLLTHQESSGGYNYYADDVPPGDDVYDYDDPYTADAHDDGYDDYRDGDHADEDPDGDFDDPDDELMARKARKRKIWRRIRRSCYVAAALMILVPTAVFAYGYFAWPVPNPEATAAKTDQTITLNYANGEVMTRYTPNDGKPRKMIRDLRQEVSEPMRNATLAAEDATFYQNPGFDIMGIARSAYFMVSGGGVGGGSTLTQQYIKLDQDLTSKESPYVRKVKEVVLALKMTRERPKDEILMAYLNTAYYGRGAYGIDSAANAYFGKSPKDLNAAESAVLAGMVQRPTENDPRYDPVQGQERWEYVIGQMVKNNFVSKAERAGMTLPMTLERDEWRSTGSMSPNQRHVLKQALAELDKAGYNESTLSRGAFTINTTIDPAAQKAAEDAVAEGTKGQRPELKPALVAVDPKTGAIKAYHGGTEAGGFDYADAMQEPGSSFKPFVVTAGLEQGKGIGEVYDGSSPRTILGTPFANARGIKCDVPTSCGVREAMTKSVNTVFVDMAAKFGTPEVAKAAQQAGIPDKYNGKPSLRSSNGGVDAGIALGMYPVRTIDMASAYGTFANDGMRVKPRFVQSITSSSGAIELHQDWKPESAFSDDEDESKNIAANVTETLLNVAKEADLGLKGNRPVASKTGTHQYLDTENNSKAWMVGYTPQISAAVSLGANDAEHPVLPIKEPSGKAIYGSGVPGDIWQLFMNAYLEGKPVEKFDKAVPIGQYDTLPPPPPPTSAPPTTSAPPTTSAPPTSETSGSEEPSETQTSGERPCSPWFGCDDEENGGGDPNNGGPGNAVPPTRGREGGG comes from the coding sequence GTGAACGACGAGCGTGACGACCGCGACCGCGGCCGCCACTCGCGGCAGCCCAACGACGGTCGAGACTTCGGCAGACCCGACGACCGAAGCGCGCCACCGGCTCCGCAACGCCCGGGACCGCCGCAGCGGCCCGGCGACCAGGCTCGCCCGCCGCAGGGTCCGCCGCAACCGCCGCGCGGGCAGGGGCGTCCCGGCGGACCGCCGGGCGCGCCCCCGGGCAGGCCGCCTGCCGGAGGGCCGCAGTGGCCTGGCGAGCCGCCCGCGGGTGGCCGCGGCGGCCCGGACCAGGGCACCCGGCAGCAGCGTCCGGCGCCGCCGCCCGGCGGTCCGGCCTGGCCGGAGGCGGAGCCCCCGCAGGAGCGGACCGGTGCCTGGGCGCCGTCGTTCGACGACGATGACGACCCCTCCTCGCTCGGTGACCGCCTGAGCGGCCGCGACCAGGGCGCGGGCCGCGGTGGCGGCAGCGGCGGCGGGGGCAATCTCGACCTGCCGACCACGTACTCGCAGCAGCCTCCGCCTCCTCCGGCGGCGGGCCGCCAGGGGCCGCCGCCACCTCCGCCCGGCGGGCAGCGCCCCGGCCAGCGGCCTCCGGCCGGCGGCCCGCAGGGCCCGGGTGGTCCCCAGGGCCCCGGCGCGCAGCAGGGTCCCGGCGGCCCGGGTCCGGAGGGGCAGGGCCCCGCGGGTCAGGGCACGCGGCGTGTACCGCCGCCACCCGGACGTCCGCCCCAGGCCCCGCCCGGCGAGCAGCCGACCGAGAACATCCCGCAGCATCCGGGCAACCGCGGTGACGCGACCCGGCGTGGTGGCGCCGCAGCGGCGGGCGCCGCGGGCGCTGCTGCCCTGGGAGCGGCGGCCGCGGGCGCCGGTGCGGCGGGAGCCGCGGGTAGCGGCGCGGCCGGTGCTGCGGGAAGCGGTGCCGCCGGTGCGGCCGGTGCAGCGGGGCAGGCGGCCGGAGGGTCGGCGCCGGAGCCCAAGCTGCTCACGCACCAGGAGTCCAGCGGCGGCTACAACTACTACGCCGACGATGTCCCCCCCGGCGACGACGTCTACGACTACGACGACCCGTACACCGCGGACGCGCACGACGACGGCTACGACGACTACCGGGACGGCGACCATGCCGACGAGGACCCCGACGGCGACTTCGACGACCCGGACGACGAGCTGATGGCCAGGAAGGCGCGCAAGCGCAAGATATGGCGGCGCATCCGGCGGTCCTGCTACGTCGCGGCCGCACTGATGATCCTGGTGCCGACTGCCGTCTTCGCCTACGGCTACTTCGCCTGGCCGGTGCCGAACCCGGAGGCGACCGCCGCGAAGACGGACCAGACGATCACGCTGAACTACGCCAACGGCGAGGTCATGACGCGGTACACGCCGAACGACGGCAAGCCGCGCAAGATGATCCGTGACCTGCGCCAAGAGGTCTCCGAGCCGATGCGCAACGCGACGCTCGCGGCCGAGGACGCCACGTTCTACCAGAACCCCGGCTTCGACATCATGGGAATCGCGCGCTCGGCCTACTTCATGGTGAGCGGCGGCGGTGTCGGCGGCGGTTCCACGCTGACCCAGCAGTACATCAAGCTGGACCAGGACCTCACCAGCAAGGAGTCGCCGTACGTCCGCAAGGTGAAGGAGGTCGTGCTCGCCCTGAAGATGACCAGGGAGCGGCCCAAGGACGAGATCCTGATGGCCTACCTCAACACGGCCTACTACGGCCGCGGCGCCTACGGCATCGACTCGGCCGCCAACGCCTACTTCGGCAAGTCACCGAAGGATCTCAACGCCGCCGAGTCCGCGGTTCTGGCGGGCATGGTGCAGCGCCCGACCGAGAACGACCCGCGCTACGACCCGGTGCAGGGCCAGGAGCGCTGGGAGTACGTGATCGGCCAGATGGTGAAGAACAACTTCGTCAGCAAGGCCGAGCGCGCCGGCATGACGCTTCCGATGACGCTGGAGCGCGACGAGTGGCGCAGCACCGGTTCGATGTCGCCCAACCAGCGCCACGTCCTCAAGCAGGCGCTGGCTGAGCTGGACAAGGCGGGCTACAACGAGAGCACGCTGTCCCGCGGGGCGTTCACGATCAACACGACCATAGATCCGGCCGCCCAGAAGGCCGCCGAGGACGCCGTCGCCGAGGGCACCAAGGGCCAGCGTCCCGAGCTGAAGCCCGCGCTGGTCGCGGTGGACCCCAAGACCGGCGCCATCAAGGCGTACCACGGCGGCACCGAGGCAGGCGGCTTCGACTACGCCGACGCGATGCAGGAGCCGGGCTCGTCGTTCAAGCCGTTCGTCGTGACGGCCGGCCTCGAGCAGGGCAAGGGCATCGGCGAGGTCTACGACGGCTCGTCACCGCGGACGATCCTCGGCACCCCGTTCGCCAACGCCCGCGGCATCAAGTGCGACGTCCCGACGTCGTGCGGTGTGCGCGAGGCCATGACCAAGTCGGTCAACACGGTGTTCGTCGACATGGCGGCCAAGTTCGGCACGCCTGAGGTCGCCAAGGCGGCCCAGCAGGCGGGGATCCCCGACAAGTACAACGGCAAGCCGAGCCTGCGCAGCTCCAACGGCGGTGTCGACGCCGGTATCGCGCTGGGCATGTACCCGGTGCGGACCATAGACATGGCCAGCGCCTACGGCACGTTCGCCAACGACGGCATGCGGGTCAAGCCTCGGTTCGTGCAGAGCATCACCAGCTCCTCGGGCGCAATCGAGCTGCACCAGGACTGGAAGCCCGAGTCGGCGTTCTCCGACGACGAGGACGAGAGCAAGAACATCGCGGCCAACGTCACCGAGACGCTGCTCAACGTGGCCAAGGAAGCCGACCTCGGGCTGAAGGGCAACCGCCCGGTCGCGTCCAAGACCGGCACCCACCAGTACCTGGACACCGAGAACAACTCGAAGGCGTGGATGGTCGGCTACACGCCGCAGATCTCCGCGGCGGTGTCGCTCGGCGCCAACGACGCCGAGCACCCGGTCCTGCCGATCAAGGAACCCAGCGGCAAGGCGATCTACGGCTCCGGTGTGCCCGGCGACATCTGGCAGCTGTTCATGAACGCCTACCTCGAGGGCAAGCCGGTGGAGAAGTTCGACAAGGCCGTCCCGATCGGCCAGTACGACACCCTGCCGCCACCGCCGCCGCCGACCTCGGCCCCGCCGACGACCTCGGCGCCGCCCACGACCTCGGCCCCGCCGACGTCGGAGACCAGCGGTTCGGAGGAGCCGTCGGAGACCCAGACCTCCGGCGAGCGGCCGTGCTCCCCGTGGTTCGGCTGCGACGACGAGGAGAACGGCGGAGGCGACCCCAACAACGGCGGACCGGGCAACGCGGTACCGCCGACGCGGGGCCGCGAGGGCGGCGGCTGA
- a CDS encoding PadR family transcriptional regulator, which produces MLELAVLGLLHDAPMHGYELRKRLNSLLGAFRAFSCGTLYPTLRRLLRAGLIEEEASGPGNGLGRRARRVYRLTAAGGQRFADLVGDCGPQACDDDAFGVHVAFFSRTPAEVRMRILEARRRRVEERREGLRSVLTGGGLDHYATALHELGLEHSEHEVRWLNEIIEHERAGSDAGGPVGGRRESRGHDR; this is translated from the coding sequence ATGCTCGAGCTGGCCGTGCTGGGTCTGCTGCATGACGCCCCGATGCACGGTTACGAGTTGCGGAAGCGGCTGAACAGCCTGCTCGGAGCGTTCCGCGCCTTCTCCTGCGGAACGTTGTACCCGACGTTGCGCAGGCTGCTGCGGGCCGGGCTGATCGAGGAGGAGGCGTCCGGGCCGGGCAACGGCCTGGGAAGGCGCGCCAGGAGGGTGTACCGGCTCACCGCCGCGGGTGGACAGCGGTTCGCCGACCTGGTCGGGGACTGCGGTCCGCAGGCCTGCGACGACGACGCCTTCGGGGTGCACGTGGCGTTCTTCTCGCGGACGCCTGCCGAGGTCAGGATGCGGATCCTGGAGGCGCGCAGGCGGCGGGTGGAGGAGCGCCGGGAGGGGCTGCGCTCGGTGCTGACCGGTGGTGGGCTGGACCACTACGCCACCGCGCTGCACGAGCTCGGCCTGGAACACAGCGAGCACGAGGTTCGCTGGCTCAACGAGATCATCGAGCACGAACGGGCGGGCTCGGACGCCGGCGGGCCAGTGGGAGGCCGGCGGGAATCGCGAGGACACGACAGATGA
- a CDS encoding sensor domain-containing diguanylate cyclase produces MSVLDVATPAQLTPVWDELITGLTVGVLLTDHRGQVLATNDVAAELLQLARSDVLTGTRPEDWQARDDTGAPMPDWSELAGQVLRAGSPLSMPMVIVRGGRAQSRLWVDYHAVRVQGHSRVLMLLQPVQTDVPHSRGLIDPLTGLPGRILLLDRLEQSLVRARLGGTLATLVLVDVHRLAEFNQQHGFERGDELLTTLAARLRDGMSDDRTVARYGGDEFAVIAEHPSGTGEEIAEQIRQTAGWPMRIGRRRVRPGLRVSWVTTDGHASVHSVLARAEQQLQR; encoded by the coding sequence ATGAGTGTCCTCGATGTGGCCACACCGGCTCAGCTCACGCCGGTCTGGGATGAACTCATCACCGGGCTGACCGTCGGCGTCCTGCTCACCGATCACCGCGGTCAGGTGCTGGCCACCAACGACGTGGCCGCGGAACTGCTGCAGCTGGCCAGGTCCGACGTGCTCACCGGGACCCGGCCGGAGGACTGGCAGGCCCGCGACGACACCGGTGCGCCGATGCCTGACTGGTCCGAGCTCGCAGGTCAGGTACTGCGCGCCGGGTCACCGCTGTCCATGCCCATGGTGATCGTGCGCGGCGGTCGCGCGCAGAGCCGGCTGTGGGTGGACTACCACGCGGTCCGCGTGCAGGGGCACAGCCGCGTGCTGATGCTGCTGCAACCGGTGCAGACCGACGTGCCGCACAGCCGCGGCCTGATCGACCCGCTGACCGGCCTGCCCGGCCGCATCCTGCTGCTCGACCGGCTCGAGCAGTCGCTGGTGCGCGCCCGGCTCGGCGGCACGCTGGCCACGCTGGTGCTGGTCGACGTCCACCGGCTCGCCGAGTTCAACCAGCAGCACGGCTTCGAACGCGGTGACGAGCTGCTCACCACGCTCGCGGCGCGGCTGCGCGACGGCATGAGCGACGACCGCACGGTCGCCCGCTACGGCGGCGACGAGTTCGCGGTGATCGCCGAGCACCCCAGCGGCACCGGCGAGGAGATCGCCGAGCAGATCCGCCAGACCGCCGGGTGGCCGATGCGGATCGGGCGCCGGCGCGTGCGCCCGGGCCTGCGCGTGTCGTGGGTCACCACCGACGGCCACGCCTCCGTGCACTCCGTGCTCGCCCGAGCCGAACAGCAGTTGCAGCGCTGA
- a CDS encoding diguanylate cyclase, giving the protein MQASALGLVVPVLATSRPPQQRDLIMFTMLAITAGTVIVATSVSITIRHQVRRNPWTIHITYLAAGVLTLPPNLLVLLLLGPALHGVLDVRPELHRWMFTTAATTIAVFSARWVAGWEHPGWSPVQFVLVGAVLLVVRALVVAIGLRLRNPAAPRQEVLGDPIDVLLGIVAASLGGLLAIALVAEPASALLAGPPLALLDLASQLPQWRRSAQRDGKTGLANAMHWDRLARVELARARARSHPTAVLLLDLDHFKRVNDEIGHMAGDAVLAAVALMLRGSVRREDVVGRFGGEEFVVLLPGANSEIACTVANRVRISTASLSVPARDIKGNYRELNDLTVSIGVATTSRFGYELADLLVAADAALLAAKAAGRNAVTMA; this is encoded by the coding sequence GTGCAGGCATCGGCACTCGGTCTGGTCGTCCCGGTCCTGGCCACCTCGCGGCCACCGCAGCAACGCGACCTCATCATGTTCACGATGCTGGCGATCACCGCGGGTACCGTCATCGTGGCCACCTCGGTGTCGATCACCATTCGTCACCAGGTGCGCCGCAACCCGTGGACGATCCACATCACGTACCTGGCCGCCGGTGTGCTGACGCTGCCGCCGAACCTGCTGGTCCTGCTGCTGCTCGGGCCCGCGCTGCACGGAGTGCTCGACGTCCGGCCGGAGCTGCACCGCTGGATGTTCACCACCGCCGCGACCACCATCGCGGTGTTCTCGGCCCGCTGGGTCGCGGGCTGGGAGCACCCCGGCTGGTCGCCGGTGCAGTTCGTGCTGGTCGGTGCCGTTCTGCTGGTGGTGCGGGCGCTGGTGGTGGCGATCGGGTTGCGGCTGCGCAACCCGGCGGCGCCGCGCCAGGAAGTGCTGGGGGACCCGATCGACGTGCTGCTGGGGATCGTCGCGGCGAGTCTCGGCGGGCTGCTGGCCATCGCGCTGGTCGCCGAACCGGCCAGCGCGCTGCTGGCGGGTCCGCCGCTGGCGCTGCTCGACCTGGCCAGCCAGCTGCCGCAGTGGCGGCGCTCGGCGCAGCGGGACGGCAAGACCGGGCTCGCCAACGCGATGCACTGGGACCGGCTGGCCCGCGTGGAGCTGGCCCGCGCCCGCGCGCGCTCGCACCCGACCGCGGTGCTGCTGCTCGACCTGGACCACTTCAAACGCGTCAACGACGAGATAGGCCACATGGCAGGCGACGCCGTGCTCGCGGCGGTCGCGCTGATGCTGCGGGGCAGCGTGCGGCGCGAGGACGTCGTCGGGCGGTTCGGCGGTGAGGAGTTCGTGGTCCTGCTGCCGGGCGCCAACTCCGAGATCGCGTGCACGGTCGCCAACCGGGTGCGCATCTCCACCGCGTCGCTGTCGGTACCGGCGCGCGACATCAAGGGCAACTACCGCGAGCTCAACGACCTGACCGTCAGCATCGGCGTCGCGACGACCTCGCGGTTCGGCTACGAGCTGGCGGACCTGCTGGTCGCCGCGGACGCGGCGCTGCTGGCGGCCAAGGCGGCCGGGCGCAACGCCGTCACGATGGCCTGA
- a CDS encoding DUF5318 domain-containing protein translates to MRTQRQVVDYALQRRSLLAQVHSGRVGVMEVCDAGPYLLRAAKFHGEPSDVTCPVCRKEPLTLVSWVFGDELKHASGSARAPEELARMATMFEEFNVYVVEVCRTCSWNHLVQSYVLGTGGLNNRRSRRKTAAE, encoded by the coding sequence GTGCGGACCCAACGGCAGGTGGTGGATTACGCGTTGCAGCGCAGGTCGCTGCTCGCGCAGGTCCACTCTGGCCGGGTCGGGGTGATGGAGGTCTGCGACGCCGGCCCGTACCTGCTGCGTGCCGCGAAGTTCCATGGTGAGCCCAGCGACGTGACCTGCCCGGTGTGCCGCAAGGAGCCGCTGACGTTGGTCTCGTGGGTCTTCGGCGACGAGCTCAAGCACGCTTCGGGGTCGGCGCGGGCCCCGGAGGAACTCGCCCGGATGGCGACCATGTTCGAAGAGTTCAACGTCTATGTCGTAGAGGTATGCCGCACATGTAGCTGGAACCACCTGGTGCAGTCGTACGTCCTGGGGACGGGCGGGTTGAACAACCGCCGGTCCCGGCGCAAGACTGCGGCAGAGTGA